From Bacillus pumilus, one genomic window encodes:
- a CDS encoding (S)-benzoin forming benzil reductase codes for MRISIVTGGSKGFGLALVNRLLSRGDHVYTAARSASPIYHPELTHTQVDLTDEKAAAKWLQDSLTPQTLAAADDILFVNNAGMVTPIKRVGQGGQDTLHQHYTLNLVIPVLLSHVFTKQTQSYSGKKTIVHLSSGAAKNPYKGWSAYCSSKAGLDMFMRTLHEEQQDEAYPINTFSFSPGTIDTDMQGEIRKSSKQDFEQIDRFQQLYETGTLKSPDEVAGILLDLLADDPAGGCVYDAREYVKKQS; via the coding sequence ATTCGAATTTCAATCGTTACAGGCGGATCAAAAGGATTTGGTCTAGCACTTGTGAACCGGCTGCTTTCACGCGGGGACCATGTGTATACGGCAGCAAGAAGTGCATCGCCGATTTACCATCCGGAGCTCACACATACACAGGTCGACCTGACAGATGAGAAAGCAGCAGCCAAATGGCTTCAAGATAGTCTCACGCCGCAAACACTGGCAGCTGCTGATGACATCTTATTCGTCAATAATGCAGGCATGGTGACACCTATCAAACGTGTGGGGCAAGGCGGACAGGATACGCTTCATCAGCATTATACGTTGAATCTTGTCATCCCTGTTTTGCTGAGCCATGTTTTTACCAAGCAGACTCAATCATATAGCGGAAAGAAAACGATCGTTCACCTTTCTTCTGGAGCGGCGAAAAACCCTTATAAAGGCTGGAGTGCGTATTGCAGCTCAAAGGCAGGACTTGATATGTTTATGAGGACTTTGCATGAGGAACAGCAGGACGAGGCGTATCCAATCAACACGTTTTCATTTTCCCCCGGCACCATTGATACAGATATGCAGGGGGAGATTCGGAAGTCATCAAAACAGGACTTCGAACAAATTGACCGTTTTCAGCAATTATATGAAACAGGCACGCTGAAGAGTCCAGATGAAGTCGCAGGTATTTTGCTCGATCTTTTAGCGGATGATCCAGCTGGCGGATGCGTATACGATGCACGTGAGTATGTGAAAAAGCAGTCATAA
- the essA gene encoding type VII secretion protein EssA, giving the protein MRLNLFVKGVALGVMSLFLLIPAAFAAGEDTDTNVKPNEYQEKELNINSSILRDQTKYEQSKKTSTVKTDIHFAEPPKTPGGSLSPQLFSDLKENPPKTSAHMMEEMNISFRDAAVSAPSGDDHKKQTSALLPIIFGFLIVFGIVVMFILIPKVNVKAEKK; this is encoded by the coding sequence ATGAGGCTTAATCTGTTCGTGAAAGGGGTGGCACTTGGTGTCATGTCTCTTTTTCTCCTCATTCCTGCTGCTTTCGCTGCTGGTGAAGATACGGATACAAATGTCAAGCCGAATGAATATCAGGAAAAAGAACTCAATATTAACTCAAGTATATTGAGGGATCAAACGAAATACGAACAAAGCAAAAAGACATCAACAGTCAAAACAGACATTCATTTTGCTGAACCGCCTAAAACTCCGGGAGGGTCTCTTTCTCCGCAGCTTTTCAGTGATCTAAAAGAGAACCCGCCCAAAACATCAGCTCACATGATGGAAGAGATGAATATCTCTTTTCGTGATGCCGCTGTATCAGCACCTTCTGGCGATGATCACAAGAAGCAGACATCAGCACTGCTTCCGATCATCTTTGGTTTCTTAATCGTCTTTGGCATTGTCGTGATGTTCATTCTGATTCCTAAGGTGAATGTGAAGGCTGAAAAGAAATAG
- a CDS encoding HD domain-containing protein — protein sequence MRKVTLMDVYTHPVAQKYLNRSGKAHAIACAYHAFKLAMQAGINPDLAVKAALLHDIGHYEWYTAGGEWDYETYRRNDIHAIKGAERAHKLLIRLGEEPKAAKDIALAILLHTDSYLPEGDLHKDTLQQIVKKADEMDEEPGGHHHYRQIDESLAMKKIADLDQKVQQALQPMKRSV from the coding sequence ATGAGAAAGGTTACATTAATGGATGTTTACACCCATCCAGTTGCTCAAAAGTATTTAAATCGTTCAGGAAAAGCCCATGCGATTGCTTGTGCTTATCACGCATTCAAGCTGGCGATGCAGGCGGGAATTAACCCAGATCTGGCTGTGAAAGCAGCACTCTTGCATGATATCGGCCACTATGAATGGTATACAGCCGGCGGAGAATGGGATTACGAGACATATAGAAGAAATGATATTCATGCCATTAAAGGTGCAGAGCGGGCACACAAACTGCTCATACGGCTCGGGGAGGAACCAAAAGCAGCCAAAGATATTGCACTTGCGATTCTGCTTCATACGGATTCATATTTGCCAGAGGGCGACCTCCATAAGGACACACTCCAGCAAATTGTGAAGAAAGCAGATGAAATGGATGAAGAGCCTGGCGGACACCACCATTACAGACAAATAGACGAATCATTGGCAATGAAAAAGATTGCCGATTTGGATCAGAAAGTGCAGCAGGCACTCCAGCCCATGAAACGCTCTGTTTAG